A genomic region of Rheinheimera sp. MMS21-TC3 contains the following coding sequences:
- a CDS encoding FixH family protein translates to MPQEIKPWYKQFWPWLLIAIPVFTALKAAHTIMLMQGNVPDLVVDDYYKKGQAINQQLALYREAELRNLDGKVLIAGNQIIIRFAKNETLGDVMQLAFYHPTMAIKDFDVEAQRSGQLLYVATLPHTLDGKWRLVVSDSSKAWKLRANLTLPSIEEIKLGY, encoded by the coding sequence ATGCCGCAAGAAATAAAGCCTTGGTATAAGCAGTTTTGGCCTTGGCTATTAATTGCTATCCCTGTTTTTACTGCACTAAAAGCGGCACATACTATAATGCTAATGCAAGGTAATGTACCTGATTTAGTGGTTGATGATTACTATAAAAAAGGCCAAGCTATTAATCAGCAGCTAGCCTTATATCGTGAAGCTGAATTACGTAATTTAGATGGCAAAGTATTAATTGCTGGTAACCAGATTATTATCCGTTTCGCTAAAAATGAAACTCTTGGCGATGTAATGCAGCTGGCTTTTTACCATCCCACTATGGCAATTAAAGATTTTGATGTTGAAGCTCAACGCAGTGGCCAATTACTTTATGTTGCCACACTCCCCCACACTTTAGATGGTAAATGGCGCTTAGTCGTATCTGATAGTTCAAAAGCGTGGAAATTACGCGCTAATTTAACCCTACCTTCTATCGAAGAAATTAAATTAGGTTATTAA
- the ccoP gene encoding cytochrome-c oxidase, cbb3-type subunit III produces the protein MSSFWSAWVIVLTLPVIIGCFWLLTWSLKNYVNVPEGEATDHIVDGIQEINNPLPRWWTYLFYLTIIWSVFYLALYPGLGNYKGLLNWTSSNQGIKSLEESRAAVELNRAEGNRVQLDREVEIATEKYGPIFQQFAQRDVIDLAYDDDAIKIGQRLFLQNCSLCHGSDARGQKGFPNLTDNDWLYGGTPDKIKETIMFGRKAAMPSWTEALGGEQGVKEMTAYVLSLSGREVNQVDANAGKAKFALCAACHGMDGKGSLAHNLPFGAPNLTDNIWLYGGSARAVSESIHLGRFGEMPPFQKTLGADKVHILTAYVYRLANPEKPAE, from the coding sequence ATGAGTAGCTTTTGGAGTGCTTGGGTCATAGTATTAACCTTACCCGTTATTATTGGTTGCTTTTGGCTACTAACGTGGAGCCTTAAAAACTACGTAAACGTACCTGAAGGTGAAGCGACCGATCATATTGTTGACGGTATTCAAGAAATAAATAATCCCCTACCTCGCTGGTGGACTTACTTATTCTATTTAACCATTATTTGGTCGGTGTTTTATTTAGCACTTTATCCAGGTTTGGGTAACTATAAAGGCCTTTTAAATTGGACTAGCTCTAACCAAGGTATTAAAAGCTTAGAAGAGTCTCGTGCAGCGGTTGAGTTAAATAGAGCTGAAGGTAATAGAGTACAGTTAGATCGCGAAGTTGAAATAGCTACCGAAAAATACGGCCCTATATTTCAACAGTTTGCCCAGCGTGATGTTATTGACTTAGCTTATGATGATGATGCTATTAAAATAGGCCAGCGCTTATTTTTGCAAAACTGTTCGCTATGTCATGGTTCAGATGCCAGAGGGCAAAAAGGCTTTCCTAATTTAACCGATAATGATTGGTTATATGGCGGCACTCCAGACAAAATTAAAGAAACCATTATGTTTGGACGTAAAGCAGCTATGCCATCTTGGACAGAGGCATTAGGAGGTGAGCAAGGTGTTAAGGAAATGACAGCTTATGTACTTAGCTTGTCTGGTCGTGAAGTTAATCAAGTTGATGCCAATGCTGGTAAAGCGAAATTTGCTTTATGTGCTGCTTGTCACGGTATGGATGGTAAAGGTAGCCTAGCCCATAATTTACCTTTTGGCGCACCTAATTTAACCGATAATATTTGGTTATATGGCGGCTCCGCCAGAGCAGTAAGTGAGAGTATTCATTTAGGTCGTTTTGGCGAAATGCCGCCATTCCAAAAAACCTTGGGTGCAGATAAAGTACATATCTTAACAGCTTATGTGTACCGTTTGGCTAACCCTGAAAAACCTGCTGAATAA
- a CDS encoding cbb3-type cytochrome oxidase subunit 3 codes for MTYADIHSIYTVILFVAFISFVVWTFVLKRKSDFDQAANLVFGDEAQKQQQETKQELDHE; via the coding sequence ATGACATATGCAGATATTCACAGTATTTACACGGTAATTTTGTTTGTTGCTTTTATCTCTTTTGTCGTTTGGACTTTTGTCTTAAAACGCAAATCAGATTTTGATCAAGCTGCGAACTTAGTTTTCGGCGATGAAGCGCAAAAACAACAACAAGAAACCAAACAGGAGTTAGATCATGAGTAG
- the ccoO gene encoding cytochrome-c oxidase, cbb3-type subunit II — protein MSKNYHEKIEKSVGLLTVLICVAISFGTLVSLTPLLFIDEMTQPVEGMTPYTALQLEGRDIYIREGCVGCHSQMIRPFRAEVERYGHYSVAGESVWDHPFLWGSKRTGPDLARVGERYSDDWHHAHLVDPRSVVPESNMPGFPWLETNLLDGKHTVKKMEVLRQLGLPYTDEDIAGSVDAVKGKTEMEALIAYLQSLGTHLK, from the coding sequence ATGTCTAAAAATTATCATGAAAAGATTGAAAAAAGTGTTGGCTTACTTACAGTTTTAATTTGTGTGGCCATTTCATTTGGTACTTTAGTATCCTTAACGCCATTATTGTTTATTGACGAAATGACCCAACCTGTAGAAGGTATGACGCCTTATACAGCGTTACAACTGGAAGGTCGGGATATTTATATCCGCGAAGGTTGTGTCGGTTGTCATAGCCAAATGATTAGACCATTTCGCGCCGAAGTTGAGCGCTATGGTCACTACTCTGTGGCTGGTGAAAGCGTTTGGGATCACCCTTTCCTGTGGGGTTCTAAGCGTACTGGTCCAGACTTAGCTCGTGTTGGCGAACGTTACAGTGATGACTGGCATCATGCCCATTTAGTTGACCCTCGCTCTGTAGTACCTGAATCAAATATGCCAGGGTTTCCGTGGTTAGAAACCAACTTATTAGATGGTAAGCATACCGTTAAAAAGATGGAAGTATTGCGTCAGTTAGGCTTGCCTTATACGGATGAAGATATTGCAGGTTCAGTAGACGCAGTTAAAGGTAAAACAGAAATGGAAGCCTTAATCGCTTATCTACAATCACTTGGCACACATTTGAAGTAA
- the ccoN gene encoding cytochrome-c oxidase, cbb3-type subunit I yields the protein MSQTKSLNVDYNYSVVRLFAITTVIWGIVGMGLGVFIAAQLYWPALNFDIPWLTYSRLRPLHTNAVIFAFGTSALFATSYYVVQRTCQVRLFAEKLAMFTFWGWQAIIVAAVITLPMGLTSTKEYAELEWPIDILLTIVWISYAIVFFGTLVKRKTSHIYVANWFYGGFILTIAALHVVNSMAIPVSAFKSYSIYAGTVDAMVQWWYGHNAVGFLLTAGFLGMMYYFVPKQAGRPVYSYRLSIVHFWALIALYIWVGSHHLIYTALPDWTQSLGMVMSVILFVPSWGGMINGIMTLSGAWHKLKTDPILRFLIVSLSFYGMSTFEGPMMAIKSVNALSHYTDWTVGHVHSGALGWVAMISIGAIYHLIPVLYNKTRMFSTSLINTHFWLHTIGVVLYIVAMWISGITQGMMWSAVNTDGTLTYSFVQSLEATMPFYFMRFVGGVFVVAGMLIMAYNVFKTIRASKESLAEPVPAVA from the coding sequence ATGAGCCAGACAAAATCGTTAAATGTTGATTACAACTATAGCGTTGTCCGCCTTTTTGCTATCACTACCGTTATTTGGGGTATTGTTGGCATGGGGTTGGGCGTTTTTATCGCGGCCCAGTTATACTGGCCAGCATTAAACTTTGATATCCCTTGGCTAACTTATAGTCGACTGCGGCCTTTACATACCAATGCGGTAATTTTTGCATTTGGTACTAGTGCCTTATTTGCTACCAGTTATTATGTTGTACAGCGCACTTGCCAAGTACGACTTTTTGCTGAGAAGTTAGCAATGTTTACCTTCTGGGGTTGGCAAGCAATTATAGTTGCAGCCGTTATCACCTTACCTATGGGCTTAACCTCAACTAAAGAATATGCAGAATTAGAATGGCCTATCGATATTTTACTGACTATCGTTTGGATTTCTTATGCTATTGTCTTTTTTGGCACTTTAGTTAAACGTAAAACTAGCCATATCTATGTAGCAAACTGGTTTTACGGTGGTTTTATCTTAACCATTGCTGCCTTGCATGTGGTTAATAGCATGGCCATTCCAGTTAGTGCCTTTAAATCTTATTCTATCTATGCTGGTACTGTAGATGCTATGGTGCAATGGTGGTATGGCCATAATGCGGTTGGTTTCTTACTAACTGCTGGTTTCTTGGGCATGATGTATTACTTCGTACCTAAGCAAGCTGGTCGCCCTGTTTACTCGTACCGCTTATCAATCGTTCACTTCTGGGCCTTGATCGCCTTATATATTTGGGTAGGCTCGCACCATTTAATTTATACAGCGCTGCCAGATTGGACTCAATCTTTAGGTATGGTGATGTCGGTTATCTTATTCGTACCAAGCTGGGGCGGTATGATTAACGGTATTATGACTTTATCTGGTGCTTGGCATAAACTTAAAACTGATCCTATTTTACGTTTCTTAATTGTTTCATTGTCTTTCTATGGTATGTCTACCTTTGAAGGCCCAATGATGGCAATTAAATCGGTTAATGCTTTATCTCACTACACTGACTGGACTGTAGGTCACGTTCACTCGGGTGCTTTAGGTTGGGTGGCTATGATTTCTATCGGTGCTATCTATCACCTTATTCCGGTGTTATATAATAAAACTCGTATGTTTAGCACCTCTTTAATTAACACTCACTTCTGGTTACATACTATAGGTGTTGTGTTGTATATCGTAGCCATGTGGATCTCAGGTATTACCCAAGGCATGATGTGGAGTGCTGTAAATACTGACGGTACCTTAACTTATAGCTTTGTCCAAAGTCTTGAAGCAACTATGCCATTTTACTTTATGCGCTTTGTTGGCGGTGTATTTGTTGTTGCCGGTATGTTGATAATGGCATACAACGTATTTAAAACTATCCGTGCATCTAAAGAAAGTTTGGCCGAACCAGTGCCAGCAGTTGCGTAA
- the gap gene encoding type I glyceraldehyde-3-phosphate dehydrogenase, whose protein sequence is MSIRVAINGFGRIGRNIVRAIYENDKYKDIQVIAINDLTDTAMNAHLLKYDTAHGIFAATVEHDADNIFVNNDKIVVFSQADPSKLPWQQLQIDIVLECSGAFNDRTKAAAHLTAGAKKVLISAPAKGADATIVYGVNHHSITADMTVISNASCTTNCLVPVVQPLHQALGIESGLMTTIHAYTNDQSLTDVHHKDPRRARAAAMSMIPTKTGAAAAVGLVIPELEGKFDGLAVRVPILNVSLIDLSFLASRDTSVEEVNNIIKQAASTAPLNEVLAVNDIPLVSIDFNHHPMSAIFDANETRVKGRLVKVMAWYDNEWGFCNRMLDNSLFLKQYL, encoded by the coding sequence ATGTCAATTAGAGTTGCAATAAATGGCTTTGGTCGTATTGGTAGAAATATTGTCAGAGCCATATACGAAAATGATAAATATAAAGATATTCAAGTAATTGCTATAAATGATCTTACCGATACAGCAATGAATGCTCATCTATTAAAATATGATACTGCGCATGGCATTTTTGCTGCAACGGTAGAGCATGATGCTGATAACATCTTTGTTAATAACGATAAAATTGTAGTCTTTAGCCAAGCTGATCCCAGCAAGTTACCTTGGCAGCAATTGCAAATAGATATAGTACTAGAGTGCAGTGGTGCTTTTAATGATAGAACTAAAGCGGCTGCCCACTTAACGGCTGGCGCCAAAAAAGTATTAATTTCAGCACCCGCTAAAGGCGCGGATGCGACTATTGTTTATGGGGTTAATCACCATAGTATTACCGCTGATATGACAGTTATTTCTAACGCCTCTTGCACCACTAACTGCTTAGTCCCTGTCGTACAACCCTTACATCAAGCTTTAGGAATAGAGTCTGGTTTAATGACCACTATTCATGCTTATACTAATGATCAGTCCCTGACCGATGTTCACCATAAAGATCCGCGTCGTGCCAGAGCAGCAGCTATGTCGATGATCCCCACCAAGACTGGCGCAGCAGCAGCTGTTGGTTTAGTGATACCAGAGTTAGAAGGTAAATTTGATGGCTTAGCCGTAAGGGTGCCTATTTTAAATGTATCCTTAATAGATTTAAGTTTCTTAGCCTCAAGAGATACTAGTGTAGAAGAAGTGAATAATATTATTAAACAAGCTGCCAGCACAGCACCATTAAATGAAGTGCTAGCAGTAAACGATATACCCTTGGTCTCTATTGATTTTAACCATCACCCTATGTCTGCTATTTTTGACGCTAATGAAACTCGGGTTAAAGGTCGCTTAGTGAAGGTAATGGCATGGTACGATAATGAATGGGGATTTTGTAATAGGATGTTAGATAACAGCTTATTTTTAAAACAATATTTGTAA
- the gndA gene encoding NADP-dependent phosphogluconate dehydrogenase → MAKPKCDIGFIGAGVMGKNLILNLADNGYRVAAFDLDHQKLTQLLQQDSQERGEQPARIIGCSSYTELLSCLSAPHLIILSIPAGKAVDDVCYKLIDAGIGADDIVVDTGNSLWTDTVAREKAFESKFIFFSTAVSGGEVGARFGPSLMPSGDPYAWTRIQPIWQAIAAKVDADTGEPIERFEPGKPVTEGEPCAVYIGPSGSGHYVKMVHNGIEYADMQLICEVYQVMRDTLHMSAAEVAAVFKQWNKGLLHSYLIEISAEVLAAKDSETGLPLVDVILDQAAQKGTGLWTAVSSLQLGSPAPTIAEAVYARAISSLKSERVKAATVLAGPAENIISATEKQEIIQSLHDALYCAKICVYAQGFNLMKTAAVEHGWKLNFAEIAKIWRAGCIIRAVFLQSISQAYQRDDELENLLLDTFFAKQISKYQQNWRKAVANATLAGIPVAALSSALSYYDSYRTAVLPANLLQGQRDYFGAHTFERTDKPKGHKYHVEWSLANKPMVKIK, encoded by the coding sequence ATGGCTAAGCCAAAATGTGACATCGGATTTATTGGTGCCGGTGTAATGGGCAAAAATCTTATTTTAAATCTAGCTGATAATGGTTATCGCGTAGCCGCTTTTGATTTAGACCATCAAAAGCTAACGCAATTATTGCAACAAGATAGTCAAGAGCGGGGGGAGCAGCCAGCAAGAATCATTGGCTGTAGTTCGTATACTGAATTGTTATCTTGTTTATCTGCACCCCATTTAATTATTTTATCTATACCGGCAGGTAAAGCGGTAGATGATGTTTGTTACAAGTTAATTGATGCGGGTATTGGTGCCGATGATATTGTTGTCGACACCGGTAACAGTTTATGGACAGACACAGTTGCGCGTGAAAAAGCCTTTGAAAGTAAATTTATTTTCTTTTCTACCGCAGTATCAGGGGGGGAAGTCGGAGCGCGTTTTGGTCCATCTTTAATGCCAAGTGGTGATCCTTATGCTTGGACACGTATTCAACCAATCTGGCAAGCAATAGCAGCAAAAGTAGATGCAGACACAGGCGAGCCTATTGAACGCTTTGAACCTGGCAAGCCCGTAACCGAAGGTGAGCCTTGTGCCGTTTATATAGGGCCTAGCGGCTCGGGGCATTATGTCAAAATGGTCCATAACGGTATTGAATATGCCGATATGCAGCTAATTTGCGAAGTGTATCAAGTTATGCGCGATACTTTACACATGTCTGCTGCTGAAGTAGCAGCGGTATTTAAACAATGGAATAAAGGTTTATTGCATAGCTATTTAATTGAAATTAGTGCCGAAGTTTTAGCCGCTAAAGATTCTGAAACAGGCTTGCCACTAGTGGATGTTATTCTTGACCAAGCAGCACAAAAAGGCACAGGGTTATGGACAGCTGTAAGTAGCTTACAATTAGGTAGCCCAGCGCCAACTATTGCCGAAGCAGTTTATGCTCGCGCTATATCGTCTTTAAAGTCTGAACGGGTTAAAGCCGCTACCGTCCTTGCTGGTCCAGCTGAAAATATTATTTCAGCGACAGAAAAACAAGAAATCATTCAATCATTACATGATGCTTTATATTGCGCAAAAATTTGTGTCTATGCACAAGGTTTTAATTTAATGAAAACCGCAGCTGTAGAACATGGCTGGAAGTTAAACTTTGCCGAGATAGCCAAAATTTGGCGTGCAGGCTGCATTATTCGTGCAGTGTTTTTACAATCTATTAGCCAAGCCTATCAGCGGGATGATGAATTAGAAAACTTATTACTTGATACGTTTTTCGCTAAACAAATATCTAAATATCAGCAGAATTGGCGCAAAGCTGTTGCTAATGCCACTTTAGCGGGTATTCCAGTTGCTGCGCTTAGTTCAGCTTTAAGTTATTACGACTCTTATCGTACCGCTGTATTGCCTGCCAACTTATTACAAGGCCAACGAGACTATTTTGGTGCCCATACTTTTGAGCGTACCGACAAGCCAAAAGGCCACAAGTATCATGTTGAATGGAGCTTAGCAAATAAACCTATGGTGAAAATAAAATGA